The Candidatus Accumulibacter similis genome has a segment encoding these proteins:
- a CDS encoding acyltransferase produces the protein MLSRFPFIDALKALAAQLIVLHHLAFYGPMSDHAHALAPDLISWFSQDARYAVQVFLVLGGFLAVHSLAPAGCLRATEPLDLLWKRYRKLVGPYLVALLVALLIAAIGRALMVHDSLPGRPSLSQVLAHVFLLQSILGHEGLSAGVWYIAIDFQLFALLLGLLWLARQAAGSAAGEAAIAAGLVATLAMASLYHFNLDADWDSWGVYFFGSYALGVVSYWASNGQPQRAARWLLPVLAAVVLTLLLEYRPRIAVALVVALALALARCSGVLERWPKARLIGYLGRTSYSLFLVHFPVCLLVNALFSRFAQDGPWLNLAGLIVAWLASMVAAALFYRFVEAAMQGARRRSTAPAVVRQSS, from the coding sequence ATGCTTTCCCGATTCCCCTTCATCGACGCGCTCAAGGCGCTCGCCGCGCAGTTGATCGTACTGCATCATCTCGCCTTCTACGGGCCGATGTCCGACCACGCGCACGCACTGGCGCCGGACCTGATCTCCTGGTTCAGCCAGGACGCGCGTTACGCTGTCCAGGTGTTTCTCGTGCTCGGCGGCTTCCTCGCCGTCCACAGTCTGGCGCCGGCCGGTTGCCTGCGCGCGACGGAGCCGCTCGACCTCCTCTGGAAGCGCTATCGGAAGCTGGTCGGTCCCTACCTGGTTGCGCTCCTGGTCGCCCTGCTCATTGCTGCCATCGGCCGCGCTCTGATGGTACACGACTCATTGCCGGGGCGTCCCAGTCTGTCGCAGGTGCTGGCGCATGTGTTCCTCCTGCAGAGCATTCTCGGCCATGAAGGCCTCTCGGCGGGCGTCTGGTACATCGCCATAGACTTCCAGCTGTTCGCACTGCTGCTCGGCCTGTTGTGGCTGGCACGCCAGGCCGCCGGCAGCGCTGCCGGCGAGGCCGCCATTGCTGCCGGCCTCGTTGCCACGCTGGCCATGGCGTCGCTCTACCACTTCAATCTCGACGCCGACTGGGATAGCTGGGGTGTCTACTTCTTCGGTTCCTACGCCCTCGGTGTGGTCAGCTACTGGGCGAGCAACGGCCAGCCGCAACGTGCCGCCCGGTGGCTCCTGCCGGTGCTGGCGGCGGTTGTGCTCACGCTGCTGCTCGAGTATCGGCCGCGCATCGCGGTGGCCCTCGTGGTGGCGCTTGCACTCGCACTGGCGCGTTGTTCCGGTGTTCTCGAGCGCTGGCCGAAGGCGCGGCTGATCGGCTATCTCGGACGGACCTCCTATTCCCTGTTCCTGGTCCATTTTCCGGTCTGCCTGCTGGTGAACGCACTCTTTTCGCGCTTCGCGCAGGATGGCCCGTGGCTCAATCTCGCCGGTCTCATCGTTGCATGGCTGGCGAGCATGGTCGCTGCGGCGTTGTTCTACCGTTTCGTCGAAGCGGCGATGCAGGGCGCTCGCCGCCGCAGCACTGCGCCCGCCGTCGTCAGGCAGAGTTCCTGA
- the hemB gene encoding porphobilinogen synthase translates to MPIQAHFPGTRMRRMRRDDFSRRLMRENQLRADDLIYPVFVVEGAGRVEPVPSMPGVERQSLDRLLKTAERALALGIPAIALFPVVDASRKTAAAAEALNPDGLVPRVVAALKKELPELGVITDVALDPYTSHGQDGLIDADDPRAYVLNDQTIEVLARQALVHAQAGADIVAPSDMMDGRVARIRRALDDAGEIHTRILAYAAKYASSFYGPFRDAVGSAGNLGKGNKYSYQMDPANSDEALREVALDIAEGADMVMVKPGMPYLDIVRRVKEEFRVPTYVYQVSGEYAMLKAAAQNGWLDEEACVLESLLACKRAGADGILSYFALSAAAWLRNSA, encoded by the coding sequence ATGCCCATCCAAGCCCACTTCCCTGGCACCCGCATGCGCCGCATGCGACGCGATGACTTTTCCCGTCGCCTGATGCGCGAGAATCAGTTGCGCGCTGACGACCTCATCTACCCGGTGTTTGTCGTCGAGGGTGCGGGACGCGTGGAGCCCGTTCCCTCGATGCCCGGGGTCGAGCGTCAGAGCCTGGATCGGCTGTTGAAGACGGCGGAGCGTGCCCTGGCTCTGGGAATCCCGGCCATCGCCCTCTTCCCGGTGGTCGACGCCAGCCGCAAGACAGCTGCGGCGGCAGAGGCGCTGAACCCCGACGGACTGGTACCGCGGGTGGTGGCGGCGCTGAAGAAGGAACTCCCCGAACTCGGCGTCATCACCGACGTCGCACTCGATCCGTACACCAGCCACGGACAGGACGGGCTGATCGATGCCGATGACCCGCGTGCCTACGTTCTCAACGATCAGACGATCGAGGTGCTCGCAAGGCAGGCTCTGGTGCATGCGCAGGCTGGTGCCGACATCGTCGCGCCATCCGACATGATGGACGGCCGCGTCGCCCGCATTCGCCGCGCCCTCGATGACGCCGGCGAGATTCACACCCGCATCCTCGCCTATGCGGCCAAGTATGCCTCGAGCTTCTACGGTCCGTTCCGCGACGCCGTCGGCTCGGCGGGCAACCTCGGCAAGGGCAACAAATACAGCTACCAGATGGACCCCGCGAACAGTGACGAAGCCTTGCGCGAGGTGGCTCTGGACATCGCCGAGGGAGCCGACATGGTGATGGTCAAGCCGGGAATGCCCTACCTCGACATCGTTCGCAGGGTCAAGGAAGAGTTCCGCGTGCCGACCTACGTCTATCAGGTGAGCGGCGAGTACGCCATGCTCAAGGCTGCGGCCCAGAACGGCTGGCTCGACGAGGAAGCCTGTGTTCTGGAAAGCCTGCTGGCATGCAAGCGCGCTGGTGCTGACGGCATCCTGAGCTACTTCGCGCTCAGCGCCGCCGCTTGGCTCAGGAACTCTGCCTGA
- a CDS encoding pyrimidine 5'-nucleotidase, which produces MWLFDLDNTLHDATPHIFPHINRAMSTYIRHHLGVDDDEATRIRLEYWQRYGATLLGLMRHHGTDPQHFLRHTHDFPDLKRMLVFERGLNAMLRRLPGRKIVFSNAPLAYSEAVLELVGVRRRFSALYSVERLRFQPKPALGAFRHLLRRELLSPQRCIMVEDSLANLKTAKHLGMKTVWISCSTRQPPWLDLRLRSVLDLPRHWQRLQLPQSGWRSLPRARKLFSGGGGEAP; this is translated from the coding sequence GTGTGGCTGTTCGACCTCGACAACACGCTGCACGATGCCACGCCGCACATCTTTCCGCATATCAACCGCGCGATGTCGACCTACATCCGCCACCACCTCGGCGTGGATGACGACGAGGCGACCCGCATCCGGCTCGAATACTGGCAGCGCTATGGCGCGACGTTGCTCGGACTGATGCGCCACCATGGAACGGACCCGCAGCATTTCCTTCGCCACACGCATGACTTTCCGGACCTCAAGCGGATGCTGGTATTTGAGCGTGGGCTGAACGCCATGCTGCGGCGCCTGCCCGGGCGCAAGATCGTCTTCTCGAACGCGCCGCTGGCCTACAGCGAAGCCGTTCTAGAGCTGGTCGGGGTGCGCCGCCGGTTCTCCGCACTGTACTCGGTCGAGCGGCTTCGCTTCCAGCCGAAGCCGGCGCTCGGGGCTTTCCGCCATCTTCTGCGCCGCGAGCTACTGTCGCCGCAGCGCTGCATCATGGTCGAGGATTCGCTCGCCAACCTCAAGACGGCGAAACATCTGGGGATGAAAACTGTCTGGATCAGTTGCAGCACCCGGCAGCCGCCGTGGCTGGATCTGCGCCTGCGGTCAGTGCTCGATTTGCCACGGCATTGGCAGCGCCTGCAATTGCCGCAGTCGGGCTGGCGGTCGTTGCCCCGGGCACGCAAGCTGTTCTCTGGAGGCGGTGGCGAAGCGCCATGA
- the gluQRS gene encoding tRNA glutamyl-Q(34) synthetase GluQRS, translating to MTSSIAAAGKRPTARCGRFAPSPTGCLHFGSLVAAVGSFLDARANAGRWLLRIEDIDQHRTVPGAAGAILRALAGLAFEWDGEVLYQSRRLDAYRAALSQLRDSGDVYPCTCSRREIAACAPAMGVDGALVYPGTCRSGLPPGRSARSWRMVAPAQEISFDDRVQGTQRQNLATVVGDFVLLRADGQFAYQLAVVVDDAAQGIDSVVRGADLLDSTPRQIWLAQRLQLPVPAYAHLPLVSNAAGEKLSKQTRAKAIDPAAGTPLLAAALEFLGHVVPADVRHAPLPDFWRWAIANWSISRVPARRSVIVGHRLPP from the coding sequence ATGACGAGCAGCATTGCAGCGGCGGGCAAGCGGCCGACGGCCCGCTGCGGTCGTTTTGCCCCGTCGCCGACGGGTTGTCTCCATTTCGGCTCGCTGGTGGCCGCCGTTGGCAGCTTTCTTGATGCGCGCGCCAACGCCGGCAGGTGGTTGCTGCGCATCGAGGACATCGACCAGCATCGAACCGTCCCCGGTGCCGCGGGCGCCATTCTGCGCGCGCTGGCGGGACTGGCCTTCGAATGGGATGGCGAGGTCCTCTACCAGAGCCGACGCCTGGACGCCTATCGCGCCGCGTTGAGCCAGCTCCGTGACAGCGGTGATGTCTACCCGTGTACCTGCTCACGCCGCGAAATCGCCGCCTGCGCACCAGCGATGGGGGTAGATGGTGCTCTCGTCTACCCCGGCACCTGCCGCTCCGGCCTGCCGCCGGGACGCAGCGCGCGCTCCTGGCGGATGGTCGCGCCGGCACAGGAAATCTCGTTCGACGATCGGGTGCAGGGAACGCAGCGGCAGAATCTGGCGACGGTCGTCGGCGATTTCGTCCTGCTGCGAGCCGACGGGCAGTTTGCCTACCAGCTCGCAGTGGTGGTCGACGACGCGGCGCAGGGCATCGACTCGGTCGTCCGCGGCGCCGACCTGCTGGACTCGACACCTCGGCAGATCTGGCTTGCGCAGCGCCTGCAACTGCCCGTGCCCGCTTACGCGCACCTGCCGTTGGTGAGCAACGCAGCCGGCGAAAAGCTGTCGAAGCAGACCCGCGCCAAGGCAATCGACCCCGCTGCCGGCACCCCGCTGCTGGCGGCGGCACTCGAGTTTCTCGGCCATGTCGTGCCTGCCGACGTTCGCCATGCACCGCTGCCCGACTTCTGGCGCTGGGCCATCGCCAACTGGTCGATCAGCCGCGTACCGGCTCGGCGCAGCGTCATCGTCGGTCACCGCTTGCCGCCATAG
- the clsB gene encoding cardiolipin synthase ClsB, with protein sequence MAPEFLPGNSLRLLNSGAEYFPALLAAIDEAEREVHLETYIFEDDQTGRAVAAALAAAACRGVVVRVLVDGFGAPGFAEQHQPGLLAAGVQALVYRPEIARFRLRRHRLRRLHRKLALIDGRVAFVGGINVIDDFNSPHRSSPRYDYAVRVEGPLLVPIQRALRRLWEIVLWARLNRRYRLTRLVEASGAACGEQTAAFLVRDNLRHRRDIERAYLDAIGAAREEIVLANAYFLPGRRFRRALRAAAGRGVRVTILLQGLVEYRLLHYATQALYGNLLAAGIRIFEYQRSFLHAKVAVIDHHWATVGSSNIDPFSLLLAREANVVVLDRGFAEDLEQSLAAAMRDGALALPADSWQRQPWYSRLLRRASYGLLRIFVGISGYGGKR encoded by the coding sequence GTGGCGCCCGAATTCCTGCCCGGCAACAGTCTGCGGCTGCTCAACAGCGGCGCCGAGTATTTCCCGGCGCTGCTGGCGGCGATCGACGAGGCAGAACGCGAGGTGCACCTCGAGACTTACATCTTCGAGGATGACCAGACCGGGCGCGCCGTTGCCGCTGCCTTGGCGGCAGCCGCCTGCCGCGGTGTCGTCGTGCGCGTTCTGGTCGATGGCTTTGGCGCGCCGGGATTTGCCGAGCAACACCAGCCCGGACTGCTTGCTGCCGGGGTGCAGGCGCTGGTCTACCGGCCCGAGATCGCCCGTTTCCGCTTGCGACGTCATCGCCTGCGCCGACTGCATCGCAAGCTCGCGCTGATCGATGGCCGGGTCGCCTTCGTCGGCGGCATCAACGTCATCGACGACTTCAACTCGCCCCACCGGTCATCGCCGCGCTACGACTACGCAGTGCGCGTCGAAGGCCCCTTGCTGGTACCGATCCAGCGGGCCCTGCGCCGCCTGTGGGAGATCGTCCTCTGGGCGAGGCTCAATCGCCGCTACCGCCTGACGCGGCTGGTCGAAGCGAGCGGCGCCGCGTGCGGCGAGCAGACGGCAGCCTTCCTGGTGCGTGACAACCTGCGTCACCGGCGCGACATCGAGCGGGCCTATCTCGACGCGATCGGTGCGGCGCGCGAGGAGATCGTTCTCGCCAACGCCTATTTCCTGCCCGGTCGGCGCTTCCGGCGAGCGTTGCGGGCTGCCGCCGGCAGGGGCGTGCGGGTGACGATCCTGCTGCAGGGACTGGTCGAGTATCGACTGCTGCACTACGCGACGCAGGCGCTGTATGGCAACCTGCTCGCCGCCGGGATCAGGATCTTCGAGTATCAGCGCAGCTTCCTGCATGCCAAGGTGGCGGTCATCGATCACCACTGGGCAACGGTCGGCTCGTCGAACATAGATCCCTTCAGTCTCCTACTGGCGAGGGAAGCGAACGTCGTCGTCCTCGACCGGGGCTTTGCCGAGGACCTGGAACAGAGCCTCGCGGCAGCGATGCGCGACGGCGCGCTGGCCTTGCCGGCCGATAGCTGGCAGCGCCAGCCCTGGTACTCGCGCCTGCTGCGGCGGGCCAGCTACGGCCTGCTGCGGATCTTTGTCGGCATCAGTGGCTATGGCGGCAAGCGGTGA
- a CDS encoding PAS domain S-box protein — protein sequence MTESDSLAQQLLEYRAILDHSGIAVVCMRNRRVYRCNPRAEELFGWQPGTLVGQADLVFYSDREACDALRTRARSALRIEQAVDLVTDMTRRDGSIFVAHVVARAIDPAAPANGTVWIVRDISDEVRARAVNDSLLREQTLIFERAPIGIAFLRDRVILRCNPSFEKMFGYPPGTLPGQSTRICFASDAQWMEAGERAHAVIDTSGRYSGELEYRKADGTPIWCQVTGSRFNPDNPDEGLVWLFEDVTARRAAEEALVDSLWEQQLIFDNAMIGISYQRQRTILRCNHRCEEIFGYPPGGLNGQSARILFASDAAWEEGGRLVYEHHPGRETFAGEFVFCRRDGQPIRVRAIGRTIGEHEKADTWIWTYEDVTAQRAAEERLRQSHLELEHRVGERTRELSQQLHFMRQLIEAIPGPVFYKSRAGRYLGCNQAFLDMIGKRRSEVVGATVYDVAPHDLAERYRAADNELFERGGSQVYEAQVRHADGGYRDVIFHKATYGNADEPGAGLVGVMLDITERKRMEARLQQAATVFDSSAEGITITAPDGRIIAVNRAFTEITGYSEGEVIGRNPRILQSGRQDRDLYVAMWRELTTAGRWQGELWNRRKDGQTFLESLTISAVHDSAGRVTHYVGVFSDITELRRAHDQLDHQAHHDPLTGLPNRLLLGDRLHKALQRAHRDETDLAVLFIDLDRFKIINDTLGHQAGDRVLCEVARRLRRLMRESDTVGRLGGDEFLIIVERIADPGAASHVAEKILCVLQDAPVTVEQEFFVGASIGISVFPQDGNDVETLMKNADVAMYRAKERGRNTYDFFTKALTRSSLERLQMETDLRRAIERDELRVYLQPQFSLLDGRLLGAEALVRWWRPEHGLVMPGEFIRLAEESGLIVAIGEWVLLTAAGHWAAWLAAGLAPGVLSVNVSGVEFSRGGIEQTARKAMASSGLAARCIELEITESAIMSHAEGSVQVLDNLRAMGISLVIDDFGTGYSSLAYLKRLPINKLKIDQSFVRGLPGGVEDCAITRAVIALAHSLQLTVIAEGVESELQRDFLAGEGCDEMQGYLCGRPLPIDEYRQHLLDH from the coding sequence ATGACAGAGTCGGACTCACTCGCACAGCAGTTGCTGGAATACCGCGCCATTCTCGATCATTCCGGGATTGCCGTGGTGTGCATGCGCAATCGTCGAGTCTATCGCTGCAACCCGCGCGCCGAGGAACTCTTTGGCTGGCAGCCCGGGACTCTGGTCGGGCAGGCCGATCTCGTCTTCTATTCCGACCGGGAGGCCTGCGACGCCCTGCGGACGCGAGCGCGCTCGGCCTTGCGCATCGAGCAGGCGGTAGACCTGGTGACCGACATGACGCGCCGTGATGGCAGCATCTTCGTTGCCCACGTCGTCGCGCGCGCGATCGACCCTGCCGCACCTGCCAACGGGACGGTCTGGATCGTGCGCGACATTTCGGACGAGGTTCGCGCCCGCGCAGTCAACGACAGCCTGTTGCGCGAGCAGACGCTGATCTTCGAGCGGGCACCGATCGGTATTGCCTTCCTGCGCGACCGGGTCATCCTGCGCTGCAATCCCAGCTTCGAGAAGATGTTCGGCTACCCGCCAGGGACACTGCCCGGCCAATCCACCCGCATCTGCTTTGCCAGCGACGCCCAGTGGATGGAGGCCGGCGAGCGCGCGCATGCGGTGATCGATACAAGCGGGCGTTACAGCGGCGAACTCGAGTACCGCAAGGCTGATGGCACACCAATCTGGTGCCAGGTCACGGGCAGCCGCTTCAACCCGGACAACCCGGATGAGGGCCTGGTCTGGCTGTTTGAAGACGTGACGGCACGCCGCGCTGCCGAAGAGGCGCTGGTCGACAGCCTGTGGGAGCAGCAACTGATCTTCGACAACGCGATGATCGGCATCTCCTACCAGCGGCAGCGGACCATTCTGCGCTGCAATCATCGCTGTGAGGAGATCTTCGGCTACCCGCCAGGGGGCCTGAACGGGCAGTCGGCGCGCATCCTCTTTGCCAGCGACGCGGCGTGGGAAGAGGGTGGGCGGCTGGTCTACGAGCATCACCCGGGCAGGGAGACCTTCGCCGGCGAGTTTGTGTTCTGCCGGCGTGACGGCCAGCCAATCCGGGTGCGGGCGATCGGTCGCACCATCGGCGAGCACGAGAAGGCTGACACCTGGATCTGGACCTACGAGGATGTCACGGCGCAACGGGCGGCAGAGGAGAGACTGCGGCAAAGCCATCTCGAACTCGAGCACCGGGTCGGCGAGCGCACCCGCGAACTGTCGCAGCAGCTCCATTTCATGCGTCAGTTGATCGAGGCGATTCCCGGCCCGGTCTTCTACAAGAGTCGTGCTGGGCGTTATCTTGGCTGCAACCAGGCGTTCCTGGACATGATCGGCAAACGGCGCAGCGAAGTGGTGGGCGCCACGGTCTACGACGTCGCGCCGCATGATCTCGCCGAGCGCTATCGGGCTGCCGACAACGAACTCTTTGAGCGTGGCGGTTCCCAGGTCTACGAGGCGCAGGTCCGCCACGCCGATGGCGGCTACCGCGACGTCATCTTTCACAAGGCGACCTACGGCAACGCCGACGAGCCGGGCGCCGGTCTCGTCGGCGTGATGCTCGACATCACCGAACGCAAGCGGATGGAGGCGAGGTTGCAACAGGCGGCCACCGTCTTCGACAGCAGCGCCGAGGGAATCACGATCACCGCTCCCGACGGTCGCATCATTGCCGTGAACCGGGCGTTCACGGAGATCACGGGTTACAGCGAGGGGGAAGTGATCGGGCGCAACCCGCGCATTCTGCAGTCGGGTCGTCAGGATCGTGATCTCTATGTGGCGATGTGGCGGGAGCTGACCACCGCCGGGCGCTGGCAGGGCGAGCTGTGGAACCGGCGCAAGGATGGACAGACCTTCCTCGAATCCCTGACGATCAGCGCCGTGCATGACAGCGCGGGCCGCGTCACCCACTACGTCGGCGTGTTCTCGGACATCACCGAGTTGCGCCGGGCGCACGATCAGCTCGACCATCAGGCACACCACGATCCGCTCACCGGCCTGCCAAACCGGCTGCTGCTGGGCGACCGCTTGCACAAGGCATTGCAGCGGGCGCACCGCGATGAAACCGACCTGGCGGTCCTGTTCATCGATCTCGATCGCTTCAAGATCATCAACGACACGCTCGGCCACCAGGCCGGCGATCGGGTCCTCTGCGAGGTGGCGCGGCGCCTGCGGCGGTTGATGCGGGAATCGGACACGGTCGGCCGCCTGGGTGGCGACGAGTTCCTGATCATCGTCGAGCGGATCGCCGATCCGGGTGCCGCGTCACATGTCGCGGAGAAGATCCTCTGCGTTCTGCAGGATGCCCCGGTGACGGTCGAGCAGGAGTTCTTTGTCGGCGCAAGTATCGGTATCAGCGTTTTCCCGCAGGATGGGAACGATGTCGAGACACTGATGAAGAATGCCGATGTGGCGATGTACCGGGCAAAGGAGCGTGGTCGGAATACCTACGACTTCTTCACCAAGGCCCTGACCCGATCATCGCTCGAACGTCTGCAGATGGAGACTGACCTGCGGCGCGCCATCGAACGTGACGAGCTGCGGGTCTACCTGCAACCGCAGTTTTCGCTGCTCGATGGCCGCTTGCTTGGCGCCGAGGCGCTGGTGCGCTGGTGGCGGCCGGAGCACGGGCTGGTGATGCCGGGGGAGTTCATCAGGCTGGCCGAAGAGTCGGGGTTGATCGTGGCGATCGGCGAGTGGGTCCTGCTGACGGCGGCAGGCCACTGGGCGGCCTGGCTTGCCGCCGGCCTGGCTCCCGGTGTGCTGTCGGTCAACGTCTCCGGCGTCGAGTTCAGCCGCGGCGGAATCGAGCAAACGGCGCGCAAGGCCATGGCATCATCGGGTCTGGCCGCGCGTTGCATCGAGCTGGAAATCACCGAAAGTGCCATCATGAGCCATGCCGAGGGCAGCGTACAGGTGCTCGACAATCTGCGGGCTATGGGCATCAGCCTCGTCATCGACGATTTCGGTACCGGCTATTCCTCGCTGGCCTATCTCAAGCGGCTGCCGATCAACAAACTGAAGATCGACCAGAGCTTCGTGCGGGGCTTGCCGGGCGGCGTCGAGGACTGCGCGATCACCCGGGCAGTGATCGCGCTGGCCCACAGCCTGCAACTGACGGTCATCGCCGAGGGGGTCGAGTCGGAGCTGCAGCGTGACTTCCTGGCCGGCGAAGGCTGCGACGAGATGCAGGGCTACCTTTGCGGACGGCCGCTGCCGATCGACGAGTACCGGCAACACCTTCTTGATCATTGA
- the argB gene encoding acetylglutamate kinase, translated as MRDRSLTPADEAAILAEALPYIKRFHGRTIVVKYGGNAMTDEHLKQCFARDVVLLKLVGMHVVVVHGGGPQIETLLKRVGKKGRFVQGMRVTDSETMEIVEMVLGGQVNKDVVNLINQAGGKAVGLTGKDGSFIRAKKLLLADRDNSEDLIDVGQVGDITQIDPSLIGHLEAGGFIPVVAPIGVGKNGETYNINADVVAGKIAEILKAEKLVLLTNTPGVLDEAGVLITGMTPKQIDDMVADGTLSGGMLPKISSALDAARNGVKSVHIIDGRVEHALLLEILTDHGVGTMIKSY; from the coding sequence ATGCGTGACCGTTCGCTCACTCCTGCCGACGAAGCCGCCATTCTCGCCGAGGCACTGCCCTACATCAAACGCTTTCACGGGCGGACCATCGTCGTCAAGTATGGCGGCAACGCGATGACGGATGAGCATCTCAAGCAGTGCTTTGCCCGTGACGTGGTGCTGCTGAAGCTGGTGGGCATGCATGTAGTCGTTGTCCACGGCGGCGGGCCGCAGATCGAGACTCTCCTCAAGCGAGTCGGCAAGAAGGGTCGCTTCGTGCAGGGGATGCGCGTCACCGATTCGGAGACGATGGAGATCGTCGAGATGGTGCTCGGTGGCCAGGTCAACAAGGACGTCGTCAATCTCATCAATCAGGCGGGAGGCAAGGCAGTTGGCCTGACCGGCAAGGACGGCAGCTTCATCCGCGCGAAGAAACTGTTGCTGGCGGATCGGGACAACAGCGAAGACCTGATCGACGTCGGCCAGGTCGGTGACATCACGCAGATCGACCCGTCGCTGATCGGTCACCTCGAGGCCGGAGGTTTCATCCCGGTGGTGGCGCCAATCGGTGTCGGAAAGAATGGCGAGACCTACAACATCAATGCCGATGTCGTTGCCGGGAAGATCGCCGAGATCCTCAAGGCCGAGAAGCTTGTCCTGCTGACCAACACGCCGGGTGTACTCGACGAGGCGGGTGTCCTGATCACCGGCATGACGCCGAAGCAGATTGACGACATGGTTGCCGATGGCACCCTGTCCGGCGGCATGTTGCCGAAGATCTCTTCGGCGCTCGATGCTGCGCGCAATGGTGTCAAGAGCGTGCACATCATCGATGGCCGCGTCGAGCACGCGTTGCTGCTGGAGATCCTGACCGACCACGGCGTCGGTACGATGATCAAGTCTTATTGA
- a CDS encoding mechanosensitive ion channel family protein encodes MTSQDISRWQELALQYGSELGIKILAAIAFWVVGRWLIGTVGHLVQSALERQKVDATVMRYLGTVINVTLNILLVVGILGYFGIQTTTFAALFAAAGVAIGLAWSGLLSNFAGGVFLIILRPIKVGDFVTVGGITGTVKEVGLFTSAINTPDNVLTLVGNSKIFGDTIQNYSANPYRRVDLKAQLSGAADHTAAMALLREKVAAIPNVMEAPAVDVEILELNLVGPVLAVRPYCHTDHYWQVYFDTNRTIRESLGAAGFPAPMPAQVVFVNQQ; translated from the coding sequence ATGACGAGTCAGGACATTTCGCGTTGGCAGGAACTGGCGTTGCAGTACGGTTCGGAACTGGGCATCAAGATCCTTGCCGCGATCGCCTTCTGGGTCGTCGGGCGCTGGCTGATCGGCACGGTCGGCCATCTGGTGCAGAGCGCGCTCGAGCGACAGAAGGTGGACGCGACCGTCATGCGCTACCTCGGGACGGTCATCAACGTCACCCTGAACATTTTGCTGGTGGTCGGCATTCTGGGCTACTTCGGCATCCAGACGACCACCTTCGCGGCCCTGTTCGCTGCCGCCGGTGTCGCCATCGGCCTCGCCTGGTCCGGACTTCTCAGCAATTTCGCCGGCGGCGTCTTCCTGATCATCCTGCGGCCGATCAAGGTGGGCGATTTCGTCACCGTCGGTGGCATTACCGGTACGGTGAAGGAGGTCGGCCTGTTCACGTCGGCGATCAACACGCCCGACAACGTGCTGACGCTGGTCGGCAACAGCAAGATCTTCGGCGACACGATCCAGAACTATTCGGCCAATCCCTATCGCCGGGTTGACCTGAAGGCGCAGCTGTCCGGCGCTGCCGATCACACCGCGGCGATGGCGCTGCTCCGGGAAAAGGTTGCGGCGATTCCGAACGTCATGGAGGCTCCGGCAGTCGATGTCGAGATCCTGGAACTGAACCTCGTCGGGCCGGTTCTGGCGGTGCGCCCTTATTGCCACACCGACCACTACTGGCAGGTCTATTTCGATACCAACCGGACGATTCGCGAGTCGCTCGGCGCCGCTGGTTTTCCGGCACCGATGCCGGCGCAGGTGGTTTTCGTCAATCAGCAGTAG
- the rarD gene encoding EamA family transporter RarD yields MKAKTQLAGIAFGLVAYGMWGFFPLFFHQLSHVPPMDILSHRAVWACVFVGGLLTVRRQWSSVVAVMRSRSHLLLLGGAALLIGANWLVFLWAVGAQQVVASSLGYFLTPLVNVALGLAVLNERLNRLEWLAVALAVAAIGNEIVAFGSLPWVSLVLATTFGTYGLIRKRLPIDVVSGLWLETMAMLPLCVGYAIWQAERGHAVWSGHPPLTAALLIASGVLTALPLLSFAAATQRLDLATVGMLMYINPTLQFVTAVWLFGEPMQATRLLSFGLIWLGLLVYSWSAWGKYRHSP; encoded by the coding sequence GTGAAGGCCAAGACGCAGCTCGCCGGCATCGCTTTCGGTCTCGTTGCCTATGGCATGTGGGGATTCTTCCCGCTGTTCTTCCACCAGCTCTCGCACGTGCCGCCGATGGACATCCTGAGCCACCGCGCCGTCTGGGCTTGCGTCTTCGTCGGCGGTCTGCTGACAGTGCGCCGGCAGTGGTCGAGCGTCGTTGCCGTCATGCGCAGCAGGAGCCATCTGCTGCTGCTGGGCGGTGCGGCGCTGCTGATCGGCGCCAATTGGCTGGTCTTCCTGTGGGCGGTCGGCGCGCAGCAGGTTGTCGCGTCGAGTCTCGGCTATTTTCTGACGCCGCTGGTCAATGTCGCTCTTGGACTGGCCGTTCTCAACGAGCGCCTCAATCGGCTGGAGTGGCTGGCGGTGGCGCTGGCCGTGGCGGCGATCGGCAACGAGATCGTCGCTTTCGGCAGCCTGCCATGGGTGTCGCTGGTTCTTGCGACCACCTTCGGCACCTACGGCCTGATCCGCAAGCGCCTGCCGATCGATGTCGTCTCCGGGCTCTGGCTCGAGACGATGGCAATGCTGCCGCTGTGCGTGGGTTACGCGATCTGGCAGGCGGAGCGGGGACACGCCGTCTGGTCCGGGCACCCGCCGCTGACCGCTGCCCTGCTGATTGCCTCCGGGGTGCTCACTGCCCTGCCGCTGCTGTCTTTTGCGGCCGCGACGCAGCGTCTGGATCTGGCGACGGTCGGCATGCTCATGTACATCAACCCGACGCTGCAGTTCGTCACCGCCGTCTGGCTCTTTGGCGAGCCGATGCAGGCGACCCGCTTGCTCAGTTTCGGCCTGATCTGGCTGGGTCTGCTGGTCTACAGCTGGAGTGCGTGGGGGAAGTACCGCCATTCCCCATGA